CAAGCTATGCGACTACCGGACCTGCGCACCGCGCACTGGTTCGGTCACGGCGCCGGCCAGGGCGGGCCGCGCCAGCCACGCCCGTGCGGCCAGCCAACCGGCCACGGCGGCCGACCCGAACCGGATCGCCAGCAGCAGGAGCCCGTCGGCGCCGACCGCGGAGAAGAGGATCGTCTCCTCCACCACGGCGTGGCAGATGCCGAGGAAGACGCACAGCACCGTCAGCTCGTTCCGGCTCAGCTGCCCTTCCCGGCCCGTCTGTATGAGGATGCCGGCGCCGTAGGTCA
The genomic region above belongs to Symbiobacterium terraclitae and contains:
- a CDS encoding nucleoside recognition domain-containing protein; translated protein: MAWLTWIWDGFVAGVLEVAQLWWLVLLFIAIQLLKDSGVLARAARYMAPVLRPLRLPADASLPMAAGLGIGLTYGAGILIQTGREGQLSRNELTVLCVFLGICHAVVEETILFSAVGADGLLLLAIRFGSAAVAGWLAARAWLARPALAGAVTEPVRGAQVR